The Burkholderia ambifaria AMMD genome has a segment encoding these proteins:
- the andAb gene encoding anthranilate 1,2-dioxygenase ferredoxin subunit AndAb — MTEATLAEWHPLGAFDEFSEDEPAARVAGQKPIAVFRIGDELFAMHDLCSHGHARLSEGYVEDGCVECPLHQGLIDIRTGAPKCAPITEPVRTYPIRIVDGQVEVNVD; from the coding sequence ATGACCGAAGCTACGCTCGCCGAATGGCATCCGCTGGGCGCATTCGACGAATTCTCCGAAGACGAACCGGCGGCGCGCGTCGCCGGCCAGAAGCCGATCGCGGTGTTCCGGATCGGCGACGAACTGTTCGCGATGCACGACCTCTGTTCCCATGGTCACGCGCGCCTGTCCGAAGGCTATGTGGAGGACGGCTGCGTCGAGTGTCCGCTGCATCAGGGGCTCATCGACATTCGCACGGGTGCGCCGAAATGCGCGCCGATCACCGAGCCGGTGCGGACCTATCCGATCCGGATCGTCGACGGGCAGGTGGAAGTCAATGTCGACTGA
- the andAa gene encoding anthranilate 1,2-dioxygenase system ferredoxin--NAD(+) reductase translates to MSTDPFVIVGAGHAARRTVEALRARDADARIVMIGAERELPYDRPALSKDALLSDGGEQRAFIRDAAWYDAQRVELRLGTRVEAIERDARRVRLDDGATLPYARLVLATGSRVRAFGGPVDEGVVPHYVRTVADARALRAQLAPGRRVAVLGGGFIGLEVAAAARQRGCDVTVIDPAPRLLQRALPEVVGAYARQLHDAHGVKFQMTTLPSAIRRAAGGGAIVETDRGDVPADIVVVGIGVVPNVELAQAAGLEVDNGIRVDAGCRTADHAIFAAGEVTMHFNPLLGRHVRIESWQVAENQPAIAAANLLGADETYAELPWLWSDQYDCNLQMLGLFGSERTTVVRGDPASGPFTVFGLGDDGRIVAVAAANLGRDIGASRRLIAAGAVPDPVKLADPAVNLKTFL, encoded by the coding sequence ATGTCGACTGACCCGTTCGTGATCGTCGGCGCCGGCCACGCGGCGCGGCGCACGGTCGAGGCGCTGCGCGCGCGCGACGCCGATGCGCGCATCGTGATGATCGGCGCGGAGCGCGAGTTGCCGTACGACCGGCCCGCGCTGTCGAAGGACGCGCTGCTGAGCGACGGCGGCGAACAGCGAGCGTTCATTCGCGATGCCGCGTGGTACGACGCGCAGCGCGTCGAGCTGCGGCTCGGCACGCGCGTCGAGGCGATCGAACGCGATGCGCGGCGTGTGCGGCTCGACGACGGCGCGACGTTGCCGTACGCACGGCTCGTGCTCGCGACGGGTTCGCGGGTGCGTGCGTTCGGCGGTCCGGTCGACGAAGGCGTCGTTCCTCATTACGTGCGCACCGTTGCCGACGCGCGTGCGTTGCGGGCGCAACTCGCGCCCGGGCGTCGCGTGGCGGTGCTCGGCGGCGGCTTCATCGGCCTGGAAGTGGCGGCCGCGGCGCGCCAGCGCGGCTGCGACGTGACGGTGATCGACCCGGCGCCGCGCTTGCTGCAGCGTGCGTTGCCGGAAGTCGTCGGTGCGTATGCGCGGCAACTGCATGACGCGCACGGCGTGAAGTTTCAGATGACGACGCTGCCGAGTGCGATTCGCCGCGCGGCGGGCGGCGGTGCGATCGTCGAGACCGATCGCGGCGACGTGCCGGCCGATATCGTCGTGGTCGGGATCGGCGTGGTGCCCAACGTCGAGCTTGCGCAGGCGGCCGGCCTCGAGGTCGACAACGGGATCCGTGTCGATGCGGGCTGCCGCACGGCCGATCACGCGATCTTCGCGGCGGGCGAGGTGACGATGCACTTCAATCCGCTGCTCGGGCGTCACGTGCGGATCGAGTCGTGGCAAGTCGCGGAAAACCAGCCGGCCATCGCGGCCGCGAACCTGCTCGGCGCGGACGAAACCTATGCCGAGCTGCCGTGGCTGTGGTCCGATCAGTACGACTGCAACCTGCAGATGCTCGGCCTGTTCGGCAGCGAACGCACGACCGTCGTGCGCGGCGATCCGGCGAGCGGGCCGTTCACGGTGTTCGGGCTGGGCGACGATGGCAGGATCGTCGCGGTGGCCGCGGCGAACCTCGGGCGCGACATCGGCGCGTCGCGCCGGCTGATCGCGGCAGGGGCGGTGCCCGACCCGGTGAAGCTCGCCGACCCGGCGGTGAACCTGAAGACGTTCCTCTGA
- a CDS encoding DUF445 domain-containing protein, giving the protein MTPDKALELKRSKRRALWLLLAAVAVFVTTILLPRGPWVDGIKAVAEAAMVGALADWFAVVALFRRVPIPFVSRHTEIIPKNKDKIADNLAVFVREKFLGPDALAAQIRQHDPASKLGAWLGEPANTDALGGYVTKLMSFALDMTDDARIQSFVRDAFRAVIDRIDLSQSAGVILDTLTKDGRHQALLDDAIEQVVDVLDKEENREVIAGFIVEWLKTQYPKVEKIMPTQWFGENGARMLAGAVSRVLEGVAADPEHELRQRFDRTVVRLTERLKHDPVFIAKGDEIKRYIRDGDAFNDYARDLWDQLRAWLKADLARPDSSLHRQAATLGGWLGARLAESPALRASMNEHIEKAVHEIAPDFADFLMRHIRDTVRNWDAREMSRQIELNIGKDLQYIRINGTLVGGLIGLGLYVVSLVPHWAGGWLH; this is encoded by the coding sequence ATGACGCCAGACAAAGCCCTCGAACTGAAGCGCAGCAAGCGCCGCGCGTTATGGCTGCTGCTCGCCGCCGTCGCGGTGTTCGTCACGACGATCCTGCTGCCGCGCGGCCCGTGGGTCGACGGTATCAAGGCGGTAGCCGAGGCCGCGATGGTCGGCGCGCTGGCCGACTGGTTCGCGGTCGTCGCGCTGTTCCGGCGCGTGCCGATCCCGTTCGTGTCGCGCCACACCGAGATCATTCCGAAGAACAAGGACAAGATCGCCGACAACCTCGCGGTGTTCGTGCGCGAGAAATTCCTCGGCCCCGACGCGCTCGCCGCGCAGATTCGCCAGCACGATCCTGCCAGCAAGCTCGGCGCATGGCTCGGCGAACCGGCGAACACCGACGCGCTCGGCGGCTACGTGACGAAGCTGATGAGCTTCGCGCTCGACATGACCGACGATGCGCGGATCCAGTCGTTCGTCCGCGATGCGTTCCGCGCGGTGATCGACCGGATCGACCTGTCGCAATCGGCCGGCGTGATTCTCGACACGCTGACGAAGGACGGCCGGCACCAGGCACTGCTCGACGACGCGATCGAACAGGTGGTCGACGTGCTCGACAAGGAGGAGAACCGCGAGGTGATCGCGGGTTTCATCGTCGAATGGCTGAAGACGCAATATCCGAAGGTCGAGAAGATCATGCCGACGCAGTGGTTCGGCGAGAACGGCGCGCGCATGCTGGCGGGCGCGGTGAGCCGCGTGCTCGAAGGGGTGGCGGCCGACCCCGAACACGAGCTGCGGCAGCGCTTCGACCGCACGGTCGTGCGGCTGACCGAGCGGCTGAAGCATGATCCCGTGTTCATCGCGAAGGGGGACGAGATCAAGCGCTACATCCGCGACGGCGACGCGTTCAACGACTATGCGCGCGATCTGTGGGATCAGTTGCGCGCGTGGCTGAAGGCCGATCTCGCGCGCCCGGATTCGTCGCTGCACCGGCAGGCCGCGACGCTGGGCGGCTGGCTCGGCGCGCGGCTCGCGGAAAGCCCGGCGCTGCGCGCGTCGATGAACGAGCATATCGAGAAGGCCGTGCACGAGATCGCACCGGATTTCGCGGATTTCCTGATGCGTCATATCCGCGATACGGTTCGCAACTGGGATGCGCGAGAAATGTCGCGGCAGATCGAGCTGAACATCGGCAAGGACCTGCAGTACATCCGCATCAACGGCACGCTGGTCGGCGGGCTGATCGGGCTCGGGCTGTACGTGGTGTCCCTGGTGCCGCATTGGGCCGGCGGATGGCTGCATTGA
- a CDS encoding addiction module antidote protein, producing the protein MDKIKTRPWDSAEHLKTDDDMADYFEACLQEAGDDPAFIAHALGVIARARGMSQVARDAGLSREGLYKALSHDGNPSFGTILKVIKALGLQLHGAKAHA; encoded by the coding sequence ATGGACAAGATCAAGACCCGGCCGTGGGATTCGGCCGAACACCTGAAAACCGACGACGACATGGCCGACTATTTCGAGGCCTGTCTGCAGGAAGCCGGCGACGACCCGGCCTTCATCGCGCATGCGCTCGGCGTGATCGCCCGCGCGCGCGGCATGTCGCAGGTCGCGCGCGACGCGGGCCTGTCGCGCGAAGGGCTGTACAAGGCGCTGTCGCACGACGGCAATCCGAGCTTCGGCACGATCCTGAAAGTGATCAAGGCGCTCGGCCTGCAACTGCACGGCGCGAAGGCGCACGCGTGA
- a CDS encoding type II toxin-antitoxin system RelE/ParE family toxin, which produces MPYSAPAFSIRTTDVFDAWFAGLQDRVAKRRIQARIDRLSMGNPGDWKSAGSPVVEMRVDHGPGYRVYYVRRGTIWVILLCGGDKSTQRAGIRAAHAMLARLDLE; this is translated from the coding sequence ATGCCATACAGTGCACCTGCATTCAGTATCCGGACCACCGACGTCTTCGACGCGTGGTTTGCCGGCCTGCAGGATCGCGTCGCGAAGCGGCGCATCCAGGCGCGCATCGACCGTCTGTCGATGGGCAATCCGGGCGACTGGAAATCCGCCGGCTCTCCCGTCGTCGAAATGCGTGTCGATCACGGGCCCGGCTATCGCGTCTACTACGTCAGGCGCGGAACGATATGGGTGATCCTGCTCTGCGGCGGCGACAAGTCGACGCAACGGGCGGGCATCCGCGCCGCGCACGCGATGCTCGCGCGGCTCGACCTGGAGTGA
- a CDS encoding acetolactate synthase large subunit, with product MKASDLFVKSLEAEGVEYVFGIPGEENLDLLESLRRSKIKLVLTRHEQAAGFMAATYGRLTGRTGVCLATLGPGATNFVTAAAYAQLGGMPMLMITGQKPIKSSKQGHFQIVDVVDMMQPLTKFTRQIVSIGNIPSAVREAFRRAEEERPGAAHLELPEDIAHEEGDGKPIPRSYSRRPIAEEKAVAHAIDAIQAARHPLLMIGAGGNRKTTCKMLLEFVDKTGIPFFTTQMGKGVIDETHPLWLGNATLSDGDFVHRAIEHADCIINVGHDVIEKPPFFMRADDKTVIHVNFLGAQVDPVYFPQIEVVGDIANAVWQMKESVTRQPHWDFERFTMIKEHFDAHLQKGQHDPRFPMYPVRIVNDLYNALPVDGIVCLDNGMYKIWFARYWRAHEPNSLLLDNALASMGAGLPSAIATKIVHPQRKVIAVCGDGGFMMNSQELETAVRLKLDLVVMILRDDAFGMIRWKQENMNFPDFAMTLKNPDFVSYAQSYGAHGHRVEAADDLEPLLRDCFATPGVHVIDVPIDYSDNERVLNREIKRLSAQL from the coding sequence ATGAAAGCATCGGATCTGTTTGTGAAGTCGCTGGAAGCCGAAGGCGTCGAGTATGTATTCGGCATTCCCGGCGAGGAAAACCTCGATCTGCTCGAATCGCTGCGGCGCTCGAAGATCAAGCTCGTGCTGACCCGGCACGAGCAGGCGGCCGGCTTCATGGCCGCCACCTACGGCCGCCTGACGGGCCGCACGGGCGTGTGTCTCGCGACGCTCGGGCCGGGTGCGACCAACTTCGTGACGGCCGCCGCGTATGCGCAGCTCGGCGGCATGCCGATGCTGATGATCACCGGGCAGAAGCCGATCAAGTCCAGCAAGCAGGGCCACTTCCAGATCGTCGACGTCGTCGACATGATGCAGCCGCTGACGAAATTCACGCGGCAGATCGTGTCGATCGGCAACATTCCGTCGGCGGTGCGCGAGGCGTTTCGGCGCGCGGAGGAGGAGCGTCCGGGCGCCGCCCACCTCGAGCTGCCGGAGGACATCGCGCATGAGGAGGGCGACGGCAAGCCGATCCCGCGCAGCTACAGCCGGCGGCCGATCGCCGAGGAGAAGGCGGTCGCGCACGCGATCGACGCAATCCAGGCCGCGCGCCATCCGCTGTTGATGATCGGTGCGGGCGGCAACCGCAAGACGACCTGCAAGATGCTGCTCGAATTCGTCGACAAGACGGGCATCCCGTTCTTCACGACGCAGATGGGCAAGGGCGTGATCGACGAAACGCATCCGCTGTGGCTCGGCAACGCGACGCTGTCGGACGGCGACTTCGTGCATCGCGCGATCGAGCATGCGGACTGCATCATCAACGTCGGCCACGACGTGATCGAGAAGCCGCCGTTCTTCATGCGCGCGGACGACAAAACGGTGATCCACGTGAACTTCCTCGGCGCGCAGGTCGATCCCGTCTATTTCCCGCAGATCGAGGTGGTCGGTGACATCGCGAACGCGGTGTGGCAGATGAAGGAATCGGTCACGCGCCAGCCGCACTGGGATTTCGAGCGCTTCACGATGATCAAGGAGCATTTCGACGCGCACCTGCAGAAGGGCCAGCACGACCCGCGCTTCCCGATGTATCCGGTGCGGATCGTGAACGACCTGTACAACGCGTTGCCGGTGGACGGCATCGTCTGCCTCGACAACGGGATGTACAAGATCTGGTTCGCGCGCTACTGGCGTGCGCACGAACCGAACTCGCTGCTGCTCGACAACGCGCTTGCGTCGATGGGCGCGGGCCTGCCGTCGGCGATCGCGACGAAGATCGTGCATCCGCAGCGCAAGGTGATCGCCGTGTGCGGCGACGGCGGCTTCATGATGAATTCGCAGGAACTCGAAACGGCCGTGCGGCTGAAGCTCGACCTTGTCGTGATGATCCTGCGCGACGATGCGTTCGGGATGATCCGCTGGAAGCAGGAGAACATGAATTTCCCCGATTTCGCGATGACGCTGAAAAATCCCGATTTCGTGTCGTATGCGCAGAGCTATGGCGCGCATGGGCATCGAGTCGAAGCGGCCGACGATCTCGAGCCGCTGCTGCGCGACTGCTTCGCGACGCCGGGTGTGCACGTGATCGACGTGCCGATCGACTATTCGGACAACGAGCGCGTGCTCAACCGCGAAATCAAGCGCCTGTCGGCGCAACTCTGA
- a CDS encoding aldehyde dehydrogenase family protein has protein sequence MLKDTYPYYLANEAVYANTDLDVTDKFSGKVATRVALADAKAIDAAIGAAVDAAKPMRELPAYKRQAVLDHCVARFRERFDELAEALCIEAGKPINDSKGEVTRLIDTFRVASEESVRIDGEVINLEISARAQGYTGYTRRVPIGPCSFISPFNFPLNLAAHKVAPALAAGCPFVLKPASRTPIGALIIGEVLAETDLPKGAFSVLPAHRDGADLFTTDERFKLLSFTGSPAVGWALKEKAGKKKVVLELGGNAAAIVDADQHDQLDYVVERLAFGAYYQSGQSCIGVQRILVHADLYDALRDKLIAKTRSLKMGDPKDPSTFVGPMISESESRRLSGWMDAAVAAGAKIVAGGKVDGAMFEATLLENVGREQDLYRKEAFGPVAILEKFDRFDDALARVNDSDFGLQAGVFTDSLAHAQRAWDELEVGGVVINDVPSFRVDNMPYGGVKDSGLGREGIRYAIEDMTEPRLMVVRRR, from the coding sequence ATGTTGAAGGATACCTATCCGTATTACCTGGCCAACGAAGCCGTCTATGCGAACACCGATCTCGACGTGACCGACAAGTTCAGCGGCAAGGTCGCGACGCGCGTCGCGCTCGCCGACGCGAAGGCGATCGACGCGGCCATCGGCGCGGCGGTCGATGCCGCGAAGCCGATGCGCGAGTTGCCGGCCTACAAGCGGCAGGCGGTGCTGGATCACTGCGTCGCGCGCTTTCGCGAGCGTTTCGACGAGCTGGCCGAGGCGCTGTGCATCGAGGCCGGCAAGCCGATCAACGATTCGAAGGGCGAAGTGACGCGGCTGATCGATACGTTCCGCGTCGCGTCGGAGGAGTCGGTGCGCATCGACGGCGAAGTGATCAACCTCGAGATCTCGGCGCGCGCGCAAGGCTACACGGGCTATACGCGGCGCGTGCCGATCGGCCCGTGCTCGTTCATCTCGCCGTTCAACTTCCCGCTGAACCTCGCCGCGCACAAGGTCGCCCCCGCGCTGGCGGCCGGCTGCCCGTTCGTGCTGAAGCCCGCGAGCCGCACGCCGATCGGCGCGCTGATCATCGGCGAGGTGCTCGCGGAAACCGACCTGCCGAAGGGCGCGTTCTCGGTGCTGCCCGCGCATCGCGACGGCGCGGATCTGTTCACAACCGACGAGCGCTTCAAGCTGCTGTCGTTCACGGGCTCGCCGGCCGTCGGCTGGGCGCTGAAGGAGAAGGCCGGCAAGAAGAAAGTCGTGCTCGAACTCGGCGGCAACGCGGCGGCGATCGTCGATGCGGATCAGCACGACCAGCTCGACTACGTGGTCGAGCGTCTCGCGTTCGGCGCGTATTACCAGTCGGGCCAGAGCTGTATCGGCGTGCAGCGCATCCTCGTGCATGCCGATCTGTACGACGCGCTGCGCGACAAGCTGATCGCGAAGACGCGTTCGCTGAAGATGGGCGATCCGAAGGATCCGTCGACGTTCGTCGGCCCGATGATCTCCGAATCCGAATCGCGCCGGCTGTCCGGCTGGATGGATGCGGCCGTCGCGGCGGGCGCGAAGATCGTCGCGGGCGGTAAGGTCGACGGCGCGATGTTCGAGGCGACGCTGCTGGAAAACGTCGGCCGCGAGCAGGACCTGTACCGCAAGGAGGCGTTCGGCCCGGTCGCGATCCTCGAGAAGTTCGACCGCTTCGACGATGCGCTCGCGCGCGTGAACGACAGCGACTTCGGGCTGCAGGCCGGCGTGTTCACCGATTCGCTCGCGCATGCGCAGCGCGCGTGGGACGAGCTGGAGGTGGGCGGCGTCGTGATCAACGACGTGCCGTCGTTCCGGGTCGACAACATGCCGTATGGCGGCGTGAAGGATTCCGGCCTCGGCCGCGAAGGGATCCGCTATGCGATCGAGGACATGACCGAGCCGCGGCTGATGGTCGTGCGGCGCCGCTAG
- a CDS encoding Na+/H+ antiporter, with the protein MSPVSAFKLVLLSFLAIVALECIAKRLRLPPAAALLIGGIGIAFIPGLPPINLDPELVLLVFLPPLLMDGAYFSVWEEFKRNVGGILMLAIGAVVFTTFAVGFAVHWVVPSLPWAACFALGAIVSPPDAVAAKAVLERVALPRRLMVLLEGESLLNDAAGLVLFRFAVAAALTGAFSFEHAVVRFAELGLGGVVVGYLVGKLVVWFLKLLDDDYLVITVAVIAGWIAYIAGEMVEVSGVIATVTAGMIVGWHQHEVFSAAVRTRGTAFWQVIVFLLEAMVFVLIGLSLRGAIHRLGGFEQVLATMVPPVLAVLAAVVVSRFVWIYAVEALKLPVRGIMRRGFAPDWKAATIMSWAGMRGVVTLAIALSLPEAMPGRDVILVASFAVILVTVLLQGTTIGPLIRLLRLPPHEARAAHHLTEPMAWAHIEAAQLAAIQPLVRDERGNVIHPRLLEQYTYRAQLTERAKNEPAYPAEVRTAHYDVVLAAIKAGRAELLRLHRSGRIHDEMLHMLERDLDLQEVSAQHARG; encoded by the coding sequence ATGTCCCCCGTCTCGGCGTTCAAGCTGGTTCTGTTGTCGTTTCTCGCGATCGTCGCGCTCGAATGCATCGCCAAGCGGTTGCGGTTGCCGCCTGCGGCCGCGCTGCTGATCGGCGGCATCGGCATCGCGTTCATTCCTGGTCTGCCGCCGATCAACCTCGATCCGGAGCTCGTGCTGCTCGTGTTCCTGCCGCCGCTGCTGATGGACGGCGCGTATTTCTCCGTATGGGAGGAGTTCAAGCGCAACGTCGGCGGCATCCTGATGCTCGCGATCGGCGCGGTGGTGTTCACGACATTCGCGGTCGGTTTTGCCGTGCACTGGGTCGTGCCGTCGCTGCCGTGGGCCGCATGCTTCGCGCTGGGCGCGATCGTGTCGCCGCCCGACGCGGTGGCCGCGAAGGCGGTGCTCGAACGCGTCGCGCTGCCGCGCCGGCTGATGGTGCTGCTCGAAGGGGAAAGCCTGTTGAACGACGCGGCCGGCCTGGTGCTGTTCCGCTTCGCGGTCGCCGCCGCGCTGACGGGCGCGTTCAGTTTCGAGCACGCGGTCGTGCGCTTCGCGGAGCTCGGGCTCGGCGGCGTCGTGGTCGGCTACCTGGTCGGTAAGCTCGTCGTGTGGTTCCTGAAGCTGCTCGACGACGACTATCTGGTGATTACTGTCGCGGTGATCGCCGGCTGGATCGCATACATCGCGGGCGAGATGGTCGAGGTGTCGGGCGTGATCGCGACCGTGACGGCCGGCATGATCGTCGGCTGGCATCAGCACGAGGTGTTTTCGGCCGCCGTGCGCACGCGCGGCACCGCGTTCTGGCAGGTCATCGTGTTCCTGCTCGAGGCGATGGTGTTCGTGCTGATCGGGCTGTCGCTGCGCGGCGCGATCCACCGGCTCGGCGGTTTCGAGCAGGTGCTCGCCACGATGGTGCCGCCGGTGCTCGCGGTGCTGGCGGCGGTGGTCGTGTCGCGCTTCGTGTGGATCTACGCGGTCGAGGCGCTGAAGCTGCCGGTGCGCGGGATCATGAGGCGCGGTTTCGCGCCCGACTGGAAGGCCGCGACGATCATGAGCTGGGCCGGGATGCGCGGGGTCGTGACGCTGGCGATCGCGTTGTCGTTGCCGGAGGCGATGCCGGGCCGAGACGTGATCCTGGTCGCGTCGTTCGCGGTGATCCTCGTCACCGTGCTGCTGCAGGGCACGACCATCGGGCCGCTGATCCGGCTGCTGCGCCTGCCTCCGCACGAAGCGCGCGCCGCGCATCACCTGACCGAGCCGATGGCATGGGCGCATATCGAGGCGGCGCAGCTCGCGGCGATCCAGCCGCTGGTGCGCGACGAGCGCGGCAACGTGATTCACCCGCGCCTGCTGGAGCAATACACGTATCGCGCGCAGCTGACCGAGCGGGCGAAGAACGAGCCGGCGTATCCGGCGGAGGTGCGCACCGCGCACTACGACGTCGTGCTGGCCGCGATCAAGGCCGGACGTGCGGAATTGTTGCGCCTGCATCGTTCGGGGCGCATCCACGACGAGATGCTGCACATGCTCGAGCGGGATCTCGATCTGCAGGAAGTGTCCGCGCAGCACGCGCGCGGGTAG
- a CDS encoding hybrid sensor histidine kinase/response regulator translates to MKESIGDLAFETVFMKESSGENAPDCLESGLSVLLVDDQPFVGEVIRRALRSEHDIDLHVCTDAHRAMAVARDVKPTVILQDLVMPEIDGLDLVRAWRADAGTARVPIIVLSAKEEPIVKREAFIAGANDYLVKLPDAMELTARIRYHSNSYLMSRQRDEALDFLSHDMRSPQTSILALLEVYRTEHGDMPAIMERIAGHARRALALADGFIHLTRAQSERRAHEVLSLNEIVLDAVDQLWERAAGFGSRVVAHVPDTECVTMGDRMMLTRAVANLIDNALKYGPAGTDVHCTLGDDDGAWLIGVEDAGNGIAPEQRTAATESFVRLESVHGAARSGFGLGLAFVRATAARHRGQILMRNTARGFMVALRLPAQADR, encoded by the coding sequence ATGAAAGAATCAATTGGAGATTTGGCGTTTGAAACGGTATTTATGAAAGAATCGAGCGGTGAAAATGCGCCGGATTGTCTCGAATCGGGGCTATCGGTTCTGCTCGTCGACGATCAGCCGTTCGTCGGCGAGGTGATCCGCCGCGCGCTGCGCAGCGAGCACGATATCGACCTGCATGTGTGCACCGACGCACACCGGGCGATGGCGGTCGCGCGCGATGTGAAGCCGACGGTCATCCTGCAGGATCTGGTGATGCCGGAAATCGACGGCCTCGACCTCGTTCGCGCGTGGCGCGCGGACGCCGGCACCGCACGCGTGCCGATCATCGTGCTGTCGGCGAAAGAGGAGCCGATCGTCAAGCGCGAGGCGTTCATCGCCGGCGCGAACGACTATCTCGTCAAGCTCCCGGACGCGATGGAGCTGACCGCGCGCATCCGCTATCACTCGAATTCGTACCTGATGTCGCGGCAGCGCGACGAAGCGCTGGATTTCCTGTCGCACGACATGCGCTCGCCGCAGACGTCGATCCTCGCATTGCTCGAGGTTTACCGCACCGAGCACGGCGACATGCCGGCGATCATGGAGCGCATTGCCGGCCATGCACGGCGCGCGCTGGCGCTGGCCGACGGCTTCATCCATCTGACCCGCGCGCAATCGGAACGCCGCGCGCACGAGGTGCTGAGTCTGAACGAGATCGTGCTCGACGCCGTCGATCAGCTGTGGGAAAGGGCGGCCGGCTTCGGCAGCCGCGTCGTGGCCCACGTGCCCGACACCGAGTGCGTGACGATGGGCGACCGCATGATGCTCACGCGCGCGGTCGCGAACCTGATCGACAACGCGCTGAAATACGGTCCGGCCGGCACGGACGTGCATTGCACGCTGGGCGACGACGACGGCGCGTGGCTGATCGGCGTCGAGGACGCCGGCAATGGCATCGCGCCCGAGCAGCGCACGGCCGCGACCGAGTCGTTCGTGCGGCTCGAATCCGTGCATGGCGCGGCGCGCAGCGGCTTCGGCCTCGGGCTTGCATTCGTGCGCGCGACGGCCGCGCGGCATCGCGGTCAGATCCTGATGCGTAATACGGCGCGCGGCTTCATGGTCGCGCTCCGGCTGCCGGCGCAAGCGGACCGGTGA